The following nucleotide sequence is from Nothobranchius furzeri strain GRZ-AD chromosome 11, NfurGRZ-RIMD1, whole genome shotgun sequence.
tcttaaatttggctcccttaaacctgcagatatatACCCTGCTACCAGTAAAACACATTTCAGCCTGGATTTAGTGTGTTTACAATAAATTCTACTTGTTGGGTTCGCACAGGCGACTCTACAAGGTCACGCTGCTGTGGACACGTCGTGCATGAAAACTGCCAACACTGTCTGCCCGTCTCAGTGTAGATAGAAGTAAAATGTTCAACTAACATTTAGAGATGATTGGTGTGTTTTtaggaaatgtaaaaaaaaaaaagtagaccCCAAGAAAATACTGTAAGTCAAGTACAGATACAGAAAAACTATTTAAGTATTTAAAATGCAAAGTACTTTGTCACATGCCATCACTGCACTCAGGGCTGGTATAAAACGGCACGTTCCTCTGAACAGTCACCACTTCATTTGTGATTATTTAAACAAAAGCACAGAGACCGGTGACACTTTGAGTGTATTGATTTACAAAAAGGAGAGCAAAAGGTCAAGAACTAGCTCGCACCTGATGACTAAAGCTACTTGTGAAAACATATCGACTCTAAAACTCATTAAGTGATCATTTGGATAAAAAGGTTCGACTAAATATGACGACCAAAGACGACGGCCACGAGCTAAAGCTCTTAAAAGGTTTGTAAAAACAGTTTCTGCAGAGTGGTCCGTGACTTTTGTGGCCTCATTACTGCTGCAGACTAAACTGCTGGGATTAAACTAATAAATTAATCTTAgtctaaaataaaatttaaaatgcGGCTTTGTGAATGTATAAGTGACGTCTCATTCTTCATCGAGGACCATGGCATGAATGAAGAGGCCGGCTGAGGGTAGGAGGTCTCCGTTCTTGTTGAGCAGAGGTACGTGTCTGTATCCTGTGTGGGGGGGATAAAGCAGTCAGGGATCAGAAAAACCCAAACCTTCCTCTGAGAGCGGCTGGTTCCTTTTTCTGTTCCTTCATGAGCCGACACACAAGCATCAGTGGTTTCACGGCTCCCAGAGAGGAAAAGGGCTTAAATAAACTCACCCATTTTTAGACTGTTGAAAGGAAGCGTGTACTGCCCGACAAACTCGTTATCAGACGTGGAGTCGTAGTCCTCGATGACGAAGCGAACTAGCGCTAGGTCTGGCACATATACATCAAACTGGAAGTTCTCGTTCCAGGCGGGGTTAAAACCTTAAAAGCACACAAGAACGTATACTAAATCATCAGCAGGAGTTGTTTAGTCATCTTTTAACCCACTTTTACTCCTGGGCACGTTTCTTTGTGTGCTTTCTGACTCCCGGAGGGCATGGAAATGTGTGCAGCTCGTGGTTTACGTGTCAATCAATGACAAGGAGGGAACGTTTACATGAGTGACTCATCAGTCAGTCATCTGTGGCATTTTAACCATTCAAAGCAActcaaaatatgcaaaaaatgctatgaaagccTTCAGGAAAGATTCAAAATGTGACAGCTGAGGACCAGAATGTACCATTGTTATCAACAGGACTTGTCTCTTTCTCTGCGACGTCAGCCGGCACTCCAAAGATCTGCACTCTAACCAGCGGGTCCACTATGGAGGACTTCTTCTTGTTCACTTTGGGCAACTGCTGTGCCGATATGATCTGGTGGCAGACGGAGACGGAGATGGAGACTGCAGATCGGTTTCTACTGCAGAACGTTTGTGTTAATACTGATGACCTCACCATGATGTGCAGTATCTTGTGCTTCAGCCACTCTCCTCGGGTCAGGGTGATGGGGTCAAACTCGGTGCTCCTGTCCCTCATGTAGGACGGCTTGAGGACGTATCCACAGTTGCCGTTGACGACGAATCGACCCTGGTTCACGTCCATTTCCTTGCAGCCTGTCTGGAAGTTTAAGGCAACTGGAACAAAAACCAAACCGACAGACCAGGAGATGTGATGGATTCGATACGAGGTCATCCTTCATCAGTTATCTGCTGATCTGATTAGCTGTCAGATGGGAATTCCAGTCTTTACCGATCTGACAGCCGGCGTTCCACAGAGGGACTGGGTCGTAGTTGGAAGAGTTGGTCCTGGAGCCCGCAGGATAAACGCGGCTCAGTTTCTCCACATTATGACGGATGTAGTCGTTTgctgcagaaagaaaaaaaatacaacagGAAGTCAGAAACTATTCATGATGGTTTACCTGAGAGTCCACAACATGAGTACCGTCAGAAGTTACGCATTTACCCGACTCATCTGCCAGCTTCACAGCTCTTCCCTCCTTAAAGGAGGACATCTCATAGAAGCTCAGGGTTTTCCTGGCATCCTTGAAGCTGTGAAAGTGGACGCTCTTACAGTAGATCACCATGTCAGACAGCTCTTTGGCTAGTTTCAGCTTTTTCTTCAACACACCAGAAAAAGGGACGAGTTAGGGTTGGCACTGACTCACGAGCACTCGGTCAACATCCCACCAACCTTCCTCTTCTCCTTTTGCTCTTCCTCAGCGCTCTCATCATTTGACTCTTCCTCCTCGGTCACGTCGACGCTATCAGCGTCTGCCGCTTTGTTTGCAAAAGTGGCCTCCAGTTTCTGTAATCTCTTTCCTTTGATCAGGAACTTCCCTTTCAGTTCCTGGAGGAAATCGTATCACAGACACACATTTACACAACTTGTCTTAAACTCTTCGAGCATCCTGATGGAACAGGCTGAAGGAACCTCTGGAGATGGGAAGTTTGTCGGCATGTTGTCGCCTAGGGGAGAGGTGACGAGCGCGCTGCCGAGGATTGAGCTCATGTGTTGGGCCATGACCACCTGCTGCTCCAAACTGCAGTGGTTCTCCAAGGAGAGGATGACCGGATAATCAGACGTCTGCGAGAACACCAAACAAATTCAAGCATTCCCCAAATATGACATTTTGCACAAAGCTAACGCTGTCGTGCTAATCACTCAAGATCCTACATGATCCACTAGCCCTCTGAGCATGTGTGTGGAACGACTCTCAGCCACTAATGCATCAAACCTTAGCTTAGCATGTGTAAAACATAACGAGTTACAGCCACACCTTAAAGGCATTCTCCTTGATGGCTTTGATCGCATCCTTGAAGAGAATCTTTGAGGTTAAGGTGTAACCGTGGTAGATGACTGGCTCGTTGTCTGATCCATCCCAGCAGTCCAGCTCCACACAGCGGCAGCCCTTCAGCAGAGCTCTGAGAAATCCAAACCCAGCATCAGTCACACAGTGGGATCGACGGGAGCTGTCATTGAAACGTTGGCTCAGAAAGGATGCTGCTGCCTCCATCTAAGTGCTTCATACATAAGGTGGCCATTGGTTGTTCTTAACTATGATTTTCAACTGATCGTGGCTGTGTTGTCTTCTCTGTCAGATTATTTGTTTAGAAGCTTTCTGTGTCTAATGCAACATGATCACCAGCTGAACTTGCTTGACTCGATGCTGTCAGGTGCGTACCTGACATAACCCTCAGTACTGCTGGGGCCTTTGAGCTGATCCTCCGTGAGGTAGGTGTTGTGCGAGGATGAGATAAAGTAGTGGTTTAGGGGCTGCTGCATGTCCTGGTACACCTCAGAGTGCTCTGGATTCAGAATCATGGCCTCCACATTGTGCAGGTACATGAGGAAGCCATCTTTGGACAGCAGCTTCTTCTCCTTGGCTGCAAGAACACAAACACGAGTCGTAGATGAAGAGTTTTAATTTAATTCATGTGTCCATTGCATGGTTTCCCATTGACCTAATTCCCAGAGCAGCAGAATGAGCTGTTTTTTGTGGCTAAAAGCCCTCTTATTGGGCCCCTAAAACAGAAATTTTGCATCCTGTTGcgatgccatgtgggtctctactgctgcTACaaacactcatgaaaaaaaacctgcccatccattttctgtaagtgtttggttttagggtgTATCTGCCTAAAATGAGCCGTTTCAATAAACTtcctatttgtgatgtcacacatgGGGGGAAAGTAGAATAGAGCCACCTCTCATGTGAAAGAGAGAACTGCTGATGAAGACATATCCTCACAAATAaggagcttctcagcctatagcagcctgagcagaggaTGGATAGGCGTGgcaagctccagcttgttttcttaaagtgacagagccctgaaacgactcattctggaaggtactgaagaaaaaaaacgttaaaatcgctttatgtgagagggattttttgCAAAGAGCTTCATCAAACATATTTAACTTTTAACTAatgtctcatggctggccagggaacgccttaggagctGGTCCaactggctggggaaagggaagtcagggcctccctgcttaggctaccatCCCCATCCCCGCAAGCAGCCGAAAACGGACGGATGGACTTTAAATACAAAACTACACCTGATAAAGAATCTTATTATAAATAAAACTGTAAATCATAAATGAGCGTATGTGATGTAAAACTGTTATTTCAGATGAGATACAAACCCTGCTCATCTGGCTCATATTTCTCAATGATTTTTTGAGCATCAGCCAACGTGGCTTTCTCTCTCTGCTCCTTCATCAGGAAGCCCACCAGGTTGTCAGCGCTCATGAAGCCCGTGGTCTTGGCGTACTCCCCGTAGATCACATCGATTTCCTCCCGATTGGTCAGGAGGTCATAGAGATGAGCGATCTCCTCTCCATCAAGGTACCCAGAGTTTGACTTGTCACACTTCTGAGTTGTGGAAATGGAACAAAAAGGTTACTTAAAACAAAGCAGCACAGAAGTGGTAGTATTCAGTATTGAGATAAATTTGTATTGAAATTCATTAAAACCCATCTGAGCTGTTTTCAGGGTTTCTACTCATCTGCACCACCTTGAACAGCATGTCTGCATAGTCATCATCCATTTCAATGTTGATGAGACGCAGGAAGCTCTTGACCTCCGACGGACTCAGCTTATCGTCTTTGTTCTTGTCTGCTTTCCTCAGACAGCTGAAGATCCAACTGGGATGTTTTTAATGGAAGGCAAATAACATGTTTCTGACTGGTTGTGACAACCcagctgtctagggggcctggggtaacatggaggacgcatgacacaaaggaaaattaacaaaggttttgtttacttttctcctttgtttttttttgtcttactCTAGAAAATAAACCATGGAACAATCCATTTAACCAAAACAGGCTCAAACACTAAAATGTAACATAAAAAATCTCAAAAAGGTAACAGATTATTCCTAATGCTTATTTCTTTTCGCTAATCGATATCAAAGccctaagtgggagacaacagaccagaggaaaggcagctctgcactattgtccccattggatgcgtgtgtgtgtttgtgcgtgcatgcgtgtgtgtgtgtgtgtgtgtgtgtgtgtgtgtgtctgctctgtcttctcgatccccagtgagtcgtggaggatggctgcttttactgagccaggattctctggaggtttcttcctgttaaaagggagttttcctccccactgtcgctacatgcttgcttagtatgaggactgctgtaaagtcattgacactagtcagtgacttgatgcaatttgctgggttccttatataggacacattatttctgattggcttaatgaactgacctgaattggaatgtttatcatgtgaagtgccttgagattactcttgtcgtgatttggcgctttttaaataaacttgaattgaattgaattggtgaGGAGCGCCAGCAGGTCCTTTAAGCTATCAGCGGCTGATGAAAACCCggctcagctggtgcagggaggagcaagaGTGAGCAAACAGGCCACAGTCTGCAGGCATGCTCCTCAGATGCAGCATCActgaaaacaacacaaaaaggctccagccgtaacacTGGTGTTGTGATCTGTTTTTGACGTTTTTTATGTAAACAAAGTCACACCCATGTAAGGATACTGCTCTGTGGTCTGCATGCGGTTCAGGTTGTTTACGTTGGAAACCAGTTTCTGCAGGCTTTTGATCCACTGCTTGGACTCCTCCTCTGAGCTGGCGATGAGGTCCAGGTTTTTACGGCGACCCTTAAAGACGATTGagaagcagcggcactccgcctgCTCCTCGGCGTTCTTCTTTAAACCCTCTGACTGGCGACCCATTCGCACCTCTTGGATGTCAGCGACTGGAACTAAGCCGAAAAAAAAAGCCCCCACATGTTTACATTTGTGCTGCTTGCGCTACATCGGTCATGGTTTATTGTTCAGTGAACGAGGACAGTGTTTTGGTATTTTACAGCCTTGTTGGTGAACACACTGCTGAAGGATTTTCATTTGACTCTTTTTGAAGTCTGCAGTCTTTCTTAAGAGCAAAGTTGTTTCTCCTGCAACTTTGTACACAAGGCAAAGTCAATCCAGACGTCACCATGCTGGCTTATCAGCCTGCAACCACATGACAGTTGTTTAGACTTCAGGAAGAAATGACAACAAGACTCGTctgaagtgtcacactctaatcatgaCTAACCCAATTGTGTGATAACACCAAGGACATCCAAACCAAATGACCCATCCTCCTCTCTGAACCATGAGGTTAAATACATCTGAAGTGAATTAAGCTTCATTGCACATACTGGAAAGTTAAGGGTAAATGAGGTGTGTGGGACTTGTAAAGACTTGTGTGCATGGCAGCAACGCACATGTCTGGCATGACTTGAAGGTTTTCTTGGATTCACGCCACATGGTTTTGCAGTCATCCTGGAGTCTCAGAAAACGAGTCTTCTTCCAGGATGGGGACAGGACTTTGAGCAGGTCTCCACCTTTCAGAAGGAACTGAAGGTCCGGATCGCCCTCCATACCTGAGAAAAGAACCAAAAGGGAAAACTCAACTGAATCATATTTTTGCTCAAACCGGTTTAATGAACCCTCATTCCCCGCACTGGTGTCAAACTAAAATGTGTTGAAGCGGAATGTTTGGTACGGAGCTTAGAGAGAAGTTTATGTCTAAACCATTAATGGCCACTGGGCATGCGCGTGACCCCGGATCGCATTCAAGAACAGAAACAAACATACCGAGAAGTTTGGCGCTTATTTGAATGGTCTTCTGGGCGGTGGCATGGTGCAGAAACTCCTCCGATCGGCTGCGTTTGGGCTGCTTCTGCACGCAAGACATGGTGCTGCTGGCTTCACGAGCGGACACGCTATCGGTGTGTTAACGAGGCGCTACGAgctaccagtgtgtgtgtgtgtgcgcgcgcgcgctgtgtgtgcgtgtgtgtgtatgcgcgcgcgctctgtgtgtgtgtgtgtgtgtgtgtgtgtgtgtgtgtgtgtgtgtgtgtgtgtgtgtgtgtgtgtgtgtgtgtgtgtgtgtgtgtgtgtgtgtgtgtgtgtgtgctgttactTATTCCCCGAGACAGTCAGCTGACAAGCTGGAGGCAGACAGTTTAGTCGTTCCcactctagtttattattatatgTTTCATGGGGAACTTAtagtaatcataataataatatatatttttaaatgacaCTCCATGGTAACTTCAGAAATTTAACTAGAATGCAAGGAAGCCAAGGTTAGCTGTAGGTGCTGCGTTGAGGTCTAAAGATTTACTTTTTGAATATTAAAAATCTATCGTGATTTGAAAAAAAGATTGCTTTGTAATGAAGAAATTCTAGCTTTTATGTTTAATCATCTAAATGTCTTGGTTTTCTGTCGCCACCTAGCGGTGACCTAGGCGTACTTCCGAATGCTGGGATTTCCCAACCCCAAAAGTCTAAAAAACTTAGAATATTGCTCTCAAAACAAGAAAGACAAACACATCAGATGCTAACGTGTGTGGTGATGTCCCGGTTTCTCCCTGCAGACCTGGGGTTTGGTTTCAACCGTAACTCGGCGTGGTTTAAGTGTAATAAAATGATTGCACCGGGCCACACCTTTTGGCAGAGTCTAGACTAATCCTAACATAAATTTAGACTGCTTAGAAATATTTTGTGTTTGATTTATCAGCAAAATTATCAACAGAATGCTTGAGCTTTCTCATGAGGAAACAACAGGAAATACTGAATTTCAACTTCTGTTGGATATTTAAGTAGATTCACCCCAATTATGTAAAACACTGcttctttattttttttgttaGGTTTTTCTTCCAAATTTGTGCCTTACCTTGTGTTTTCTTTTCTATCCCATTATTTTCCATTTTTTTCTCATGAATCTTTCTCCTTTTTTCTTATTTTCCCAGATCTTCTTGTTTTGTTCCTGCTTTTCTCTTCATCTCAGGTGGACCGCCGTCTCAGGTGTGGTCCCTCTCTGCTTCCATGTGCGCGGTCTGTAAAGGAAACCTGCTGTAGATAAACACGACCCGACTCAGCCACTCTCGGGTGGGTGAATGCTTGTAACCTGCTGCAGGCTTCAACACCGGTTTGACAAGCCTGCCATTCAAGCCGCTCTGCTGATGTCACAACAGGGTAGGTTACGCCTCACATGAAGTTGTGCTTTCATGCACTTCACAGGCTGGGATGACCTTGTAGCCAGCGTGCTTCATTATTATAGTTCCCCCATTTTCATGCAACCACTGTGGAGAAAACAGTCGACATTCTTTTATGATCCTGTTGTGTGAACACAAAGCCCTCCGACTCTCCCACAGCAAACTCTCCACCAAAAACAGACGTGTgtgggaaaaactgggaggggaAGCTACTCATAATGCAATATGAAATGAATATTTCTACCCCAGTCAAAGCCTCAGGCTAAAACACCTTCACATGAACAGAAGCCCCTCAATACCAGAGACTAAAGGTGAATGCTAGTTCTTTGCAGAGTACTTTTCATTTTCACTTCCCACAGTTGTTAGTAGATTAGGAGGATATTGGTGGTGTGGAACAGGCCATATCAAGTCGTTACTTCCCTATCCGTGTGCAGCTATGTGCTGGCAGGATAATAGCCCCGCAATCAGTGGTGCGTAGGGGCTCCTGTGGCTCTCAGCACTTCCCTTTCAGGCCTGGCTTACCCTCAGCGCGCTGTCAGCATCAGCATGAGCCGAGCTTTACTGCTGCATCAGAGGGAGAGCTTCCAGACAGggtccgaccccccccccccacccccatccgcaGAGCTCAGAGACACAAGCAGGAAACCCCAGCTGCATCAAGTTTTACTTTAGTAGCTGTTTTCATGTACTACACACACGATTCACAGGTAAATTTTTATATTATTTCTCACATTTATAGAAAATTCTATGAATAATGAACATAGAGCCAGTCGAAATAATGAGTTAAATAAAATCAActgtaaattacatttaaaaaaattaagtaaaaCTCAAAGCTCAGTAAATAGAACTTGctgggaggggtgtgtgtgtgtgtgtgtgggggggggggggtctgtgggAGAATTGTGTGTATTTGCTtggagccttttgcttgtgaagcAAGCAAGAACAAGCCCAGCTGTTTCCTCACATGCCACTGATGCCATCTGTAGCTGCTCTTCTCCATGACTCAGTGAACTGTTCCTCGTGCCCCTCTGCTACCAAATGTGCAAAAAGAAATGAAATTCAAAGACTCTTATGTCTGTCTCTTGTTTATCTTTTATTGTCTCGTTTTCCTTCTTCATTACTATTATTACTTGTTTTTCTGTCCCTTATATGCTGGAGTGTTGTGCTTCTTTCTGTCTGTACAATTTCTGTTTTCCTACCTGTGAGGCTGGACTACGAGTCTGGACTTGATGGGTTTTCCAAACCAACTTGGGTCTAACTAGGCATTGACCGTTTTCAGCCTGAATGccatgtttaaggtcaaaggtcattttcagtgttgggaacgttactttaaaaaagtaattagttatagttactgattactttgtcaaaaaagtaactcagttactaactgagttacaagatcataaaagtaactaattcccaacaaaaataactacttagttacttttttcattaaagaatgcaagaatgactacaatagtgaaatataaatgactaatgactggaacataataaaatgtccaaatgttttttataaacctgaataatttaaataaataagcacttaacaggaggaactactaacaagagcattacacttatctagactattaaaaggtcactgtgtgatatttaacaagaccccgatcagctaaaatttaaaattgcaaatagaaacacctgtaaaggttcctgagcctttaaatggtctctcactcTAGTTAAAttgcagaaataaatgtaattttgcacagtattttaatttttccagcttcacataattgtctgtagcatttctgttgctactaatctagtaacggttaaataaataaataaaatcctttaaaatgacactagaagaggcacaagcctgatggaggacttacatttactaacttgggtcagacccaaccacagaagagctgaagctgggtggtaaacacacacaggtagttctaataacacctgagcaccatgacgtctgagactgatgcatcagtgttacagcgggactaaagacatgatcagaaacacgttacagctggatgatctaggaaggtagaagatcaggacgtctgagcggtgaacagatgagcggaccttcgggacgtcccgctgccacgctaagaagggcacggctgcagacccgcagatttgctGCTGCCTCTGCAGCCTTAGACAATACGGTTAATTGGTGGCCTCCAGGGCACTTAAAAAATTTCATGGGAAAATTTAATGTTGTGGAtatttgaagaaaaaaatgtcCAGATGATAGACTCTTTACTTGGAGCAATAAGACAGGATCCAGGCAATCACGTATTGACTTCTGGCTTGTTTCTGACTGCATTGATAAAGATAATATTACCGTTAATATACATGCCACCCCCTCACTGATCATAGAGCAATTGCTTgggtgaaaacatctgcctctttagctcctggtcagctgatgacagcttcaacacaccgcgctgcttaacgcacgcattttcttatcagtaacagaaacgatcgttttgttaaaaggagacggtaattaattagtttgctcgttactgaaagaattttttttttattaacgcggttattttaaactgtgttattcccatcactgctctgttgtgtctgcagcaagcagtgactgagaccgtgagggtctccgcccacccggccaatcatcgtgtttgtaagtgcgttaccgacacctctctctccctggctgcagctgaagtgtggcggtcagaaagcctcacactgttgctcaacgttcaacAAGCAcacagtaacgcacaaccttccgtccccagtaacggtaacggcgttgcaacagtgggaaaagtaattaattagattattccgttacctaaaaaagaacgcatTAGTAACGCCATTATATTTAAAcggtgttactcccaacactggccaTTTATTCCACCTCAGACATCAGCGATAGATTAGCTACATGCCAACCAGAAGCTAAAGGACGTCCTCGGTCAATTGTAGCAAGAGAAACACGATTGAGCAGCTCCAAAGTGAAACGACATCAAGTCAAATTGATGTATTGTTTCTGTAATCTCCCTCAGAGcactccacaggcgaccagcactACAGCAT
It contains:
- the LOC107384265 gene encoding 1-phosphatidylinositol 4,5-bisphosphate phosphodiesterase delta-1 isoform X1, which produces MSCVQKQPKRSRSEEFLHHATAQKTIQISAKLLGMEGDPDLQFLLKGGDLLKVLSPSWKKTRFLRLQDDCKTMWRESKKTFKSCQTFPVADIQEVRMGRQSEGLKKNAEEQAECRCFSIVFKGRRKNLDLIASSEEESKQWIKSLQKLVSNVNNLNRMQTTEHWIFSCLRKADKNKDDKLSPSEVKSFLRLINIEMDDDYADMLFKKCDKSNSGYLDGEEIAHLYDLLTNREEIDVIYGEYAKTTGFMSADNLVGFLMKEQREKATLADAQKIIEKYEPDEQAKEKKLLSKDGFLMYLHNVEAMILNPEHSEVYQDMQQPLNHYFISSSHNTYLTEDQLKGPSSTEGYVRALLKGCRCVELDCWDGSDNEPVIYHGYTLTSKILFKDAIKAIKENAFKTSDYPVILSLENHCSLEQQVVMAQHMSSILGSALVTSPLGDNMPTNFPSPEELKGKFLIKGKRLQKLEATFANKAADADSVDVTEEEESNDESAEEEQKEKRKKKLKLAKELSDMVIYCKSVHFHSFKDARKTLSFYEMSSFKEGRAVKLADESANDYIRHNVEKLSRVYPAGSRTNSSNYDPVPLWNAGCQIVALNFQTGCKEMDVNQGRFVVNGNCGYVLKPSYMRDRSTEFDPITLTRGEWLKHKILHIMIISAQQLPKVNKKKSSIVDPLVRVQIFGVPADVAEKETSPVDNNGFNPAWNENFQFDVYVPDLALVRFVIEDYDSTSDNEFVGQYTLPFNSLKMGYRHVPLLNKNGDLLPSAGLFIHAMVLDEE
- the LOC107384265 gene encoding 1-phosphatidylinositol 4,5-bisphosphate phosphodiesterase delta-1 isoform X2, with protein sequence MENNGIEKKTQGMEGDPDLQFLLKGGDLLKVLSPSWKKTRFLRLQDDCKTMWRESKKTFKSCQTFPVADIQEVRMGRQSEGLKKNAEEQAECRCFSIVFKGRRKNLDLIASSEEESKQWIKSLQKLVSNVNNLNRMQTTEHWIFSCLRKADKNKDDKLSPSEVKSFLRLINIEMDDDYADMLFKKCDKSNSGYLDGEEIAHLYDLLTNREEIDVIYGEYAKTTGFMSADNLVGFLMKEQREKATLADAQKIIEKYEPDEQAKEKKLLSKDGFLMYLHNVEAMILNPEHSEVYQDMQQPLNHYFISSSHNTYLTEDQLKGPSSTEGYVRALLKGCRCVELDCWDGSDNEPVIYHGYTLTSKILFKDAIKAIKENAFKTSDYPVILSLENHCSLEQQVVMAQHMSSILGSALVTSPLGDNMPTNFPSPEELKGKFLIKGKRLQKLEATFANKAADADSVDVTEEEESNDESAEEEQKEKRKKKLKLAKELSDMVIYCKSVHFHSFKDARKTLSFYEMSSFKEGRAVKLADESANDYIRHNVEKLSRVYPAGSRTNSSNYDPVPLWNAGCQIVALNFQTGCKEMDVNQGRFVVNGNCGYVLKPSYMRDRSTEFDPITLTRGEWLKHKILHIMIISAQQLPKVNKKKSSIVDPLVRVQIFGVPADVAEKETSPVDNNGFNPAWNENFQFDVYVPDLALVRFVIEDYDSTSDNEFVGQYTLPFNSLKMGYRHVPLLNKNGDLLPSAGLFIHAMVLDEE